From the genome of Elusimicrobium sp., one region includes:
- a CDS encoding DUF1957 domain-containing protein, with the protein MGQEKGYLALVLHAHLPFIKHPEYPDFLEEDWFYEAMVETYIPLLNVFENLTEEGTDFRLTMSLTPPLCNMMEDPLLISRFRHYLNQRIELTEKELTRTKGTEFEAVAKMYYDKFRRYQDLFENRYHGHVLQGFKKFQDMGKLEIITCCATHGYLPLMVHKESVNAQIKTAANDYRSRFGRSPRGIWLAECAYNPGDDKFLRDEGIRFFFTESHGVLHGTPRPKYGIYAPVYCPQTGVAAFARDMESAQQVWSAESGYPGDPRYREFYRDLGYDLDYDYIKPYLHSDGVRRNISVKYHKITGKVALNQKQAYNPHEARQVAADHAGNFMFNRQKQIEYLSTVIDRKPLVVSMYDAELYGHWWYEGIEFLEFLFKKIYYDQTDIKLVTPSEYLEMYPENQAVQPSMSSWGDKGYHDVWLNSGNDWIYRHLIKSAERMMELANKFPHADGLLRRALNQLARELVLMQSSDWAFLMTTGTAKEYSTKRTKDHVQRFNELYEQIQGNRINEGYVYDLEQRDSIFQQMDYNVYSTAAKEAVLKKY; encoded by the coding sequence ATGGGACAAGAAAAAGGTTATTTAGCCCTCGTACTCCACGCTCACTTACCCTTCATTAAGCACCCGGAATATCCGGACTTTTTGGAAGAAGATTGGTTTTATGAAGCCATGGTGGAAACCTATATTCCGTTACTTAATGTATTTGAAAATTTAACGGAAGAAGGAACCGATTTCCGCTTGACCATGTCTCTTACTCCTCCGCTTTGCAATATGATGGAAGACCCGCTTTTAATCAGCCGCTTCCGCCATTATTTGAATCAGCGCATTGAACTTACCGAAAAAGAATTAACCCGCACCAAAGGCACCGAATTTGAAGCCGTAGCCAAAATGTACTACGACAAATTCCGCCGCTACCAGGACTTGTTTGAAAACCGCTACCACGGGCATGTGCTCCAAGGTTTCAAAAAATTCCAGGATATGGGTAAATTGGAAATTATCACCTGCTGTGCCACCCACGGTTACTTGCCGCTTATGGTACACAAAGAAAGCGTAAACGCCCAAATCAAAACCGCCGCGAACGATTACCGCAGCCGTTTCGGCCGCAGCCCGCGCGGTATTTGGTTGGCCGAATGCGCCTACAACCCGGGAGACGACAAGTTCCTGCGCGACGAAGGAATCCGTTTCTTCTTTACCGAATCTCACGGGGTATTGCATGGCACTCCCCGCCCGAAATACGGCATTTACGCTCCCGTGTATTGCCCGCAAACCGGCGTTGCCGCTTTTGCCCGCGATATGGAATCTGCCCAACAGGTATGGAGTGCCGAATCGGGTTACCCCGGCGATCCGCGCTACCGCGAATTCTACCGCGACTTGGGTTACGACTTGGACTACGACTATATCAAACCCTACCTGCACTCCGACGGTGTCCGCCGCAACATCAGCGTGAAATATCACAAGATTACCGGCAAAGTAGCCCTCAACCAAAAACAGGCCTACAATCCGCACGAAGCGCGCCAGGTGGCGGCCGATCACGCGGGGAACTTTATGTTCAACCGCCAAAAACAAATCGAATACCTTTCCACCGTCATCGACCGCAAACCGCTCGTGGTTTCCATGTATGACGCGGAACTGTACGGCCACTGGTGGTACGAAGGGATTGAATTTTTGGAATTTTTATTCAAAAAAATCTATTACGATCAAACCGACATCAAACTGGTTACCCCCAGCGAATACTTGGAAATGTACCCCGAAAACCAAGCGGTGCAGCCTTCCATGTCCTCTTGGGGTGATAAAGGCTACCACGATGTGTGGCTCAACAGCGGTAACGACTGGATTTACCGCCACCTCATCAAATCGGCTGAACGCATGATGGAACTGGCCAACAAGTTCCCCCATGCTGACGGCTTATTGCGCAGAGCCCTCAATCAATTAGCCCGCGAGTTGGTATTGATGCAATCGTCCGACTGGGCCTTCCTGATGACCACGGGTACCGCAAAAGAATACTCCACCAAACGCACCAAAGACCATGTCCAGCGTTTCAACGAGTTGTATGAACAAATTCAAGGCAACCGCATCAACGAAGGCTATGTGTACGACCTGGAACAGCGTGATTCCATTTTCCAACAAATGGACTACAATGTCTATTCCACGGCCGCTAAAGAAGCCGTATTAAAAAAATACTAA
- a CDS encoding DUF4912 domain-containing protein, whose translation MTQHLSSSALVKPIVKDANAEADIPSGYGKTESYLLPKDPAWLFLFWEITQSTIDFVKSEYGHLLDAARTIIRLHDVTDVPYFDGNNSVCHYDLPVIFEARSWYINAPESGRAYVAELGYLTADGRFILLSRSNTTTLPPGRISNVIDDKWIVVEGDFQKLLKLSGADYIGLGASERMQVLSQRWKITDLTPSGAPSSWSSFSLHLDKVQVEDEDIWLKADCEIIIYGSASKNAIVTINGKEIELKEGKFSIRQPLPAGSVVDLPIHARNAKGDKTRFVNIKALREQGK comes from the coding sequence ATGACGCAACATCTCTCTTCGTCCGCCTTGGTAAAACCCATTGTAAAGGACGCTAATGCCGAAGCGGATATTCCGTCCGGATACGGCAAAACCGAAAGTTACCTACTGCCGAAAGATCCGGCTTGGTTATTTTTATTTTGGGAAATCACCCAAAGCACTATCGACTTTGTAAAAAGCGAATACGGCCACTTGCTTGATGCCGCACGCACCATTATTCGCTTGCATGATGTAACCGATGTGCCGTATTTTGACGGGAATAACTCCGTCTGCCACTACGACTTGCCGGTTATTTTTGAAGCCCGCAGTTGGTATATCAACGCGCCGGAGTCCGGCCGCGCTTATGTGGCTGAATTGGGTTATTTAACCGCCGACGGCCGCTTTATTCTGCTTTCCCGCAGCAATACCACCACTTTACCGCCCGGCCGCATTTCCAATGTTATTGACGACAAATGGATTGTGGTAGAAGGCGACTTCCAAAAACTTTTGAAACTTTCCGGGGCCGATTACATCGGTTTAGGCGCCAGCGAACGCATGCAAGTGCTCAGCCAACGCTGGAAAATTACCGATTTAACCCCTTCCGGGGCCCCGAGTTCCTGGAGTTCTTTTTCCCTGCATTTGGATAAAGTACAAGTAGAGGACGAAGACATTTGGCTCAAGGCCGATTGCGAAATTATCATCTACGGTTCCGCCTCCAAAAATGCCATCGTAACCATTAACGGAAAAGAAATAGAACTCAAAGAAGGCAAATTTTCCATCCGACAGCCGCTCCCGGCCGGCAGCGTGGTGGACTTGCCCATTCACGCGCGCAACGCCAAAGGCGATAAAACGCGCTTTGTAAACATCAAAGCTCTGCGCGAGCAAGGAAAATAA
- a CDS encoding DMT family transporter — protein sequence MSYFLAFCLALCWGTAFLATKNFVTTLPPYWGTFFRVLAGLSFFIVLYGVQRKNLKCPVKELWRPWTIGLLLILLPFAAMSWGQRFIAPTISGVFNGSVPIWSFIAGAILLKGVDRFTWTRALGVGLGMAGLIVFMYPTISSVNLAENPTALYGCMALLIMAWSYGFGNVITAKIMVNSKAIPHEANTFHQYLFAAVALLLIAGLTEPFPPAEAFTPKVIISIISAGVFSSAVAFLLMVALIKRWGATRMASVTYFTPVVAMGSDIIARGRIPSGLELVGLGILFISLFLIQKPVKA from the coding sequence ATGAGTTATTTTTTAGCATTTTGTTTGGCTTTATGTTGGGGAACGGCTTTTCTAGCCACTAAAAATTTTGTTACCACACTGCCGCCTTATTGGGGTACTTTTTTTCGGGTATTGGCAGGGTTAAGTTTCTTTATTGTGCTTTACGGAGTACAACGCAAAAACCTGAAATGCCCGGTTAAAGAATTATGGCGCCCGTGGACGATCGGCCTGCTGCTGATTTTACTTCCCTTTGCCGCAATGTCTTGGGGACAACGCTTTATTGCTCCTACTATCAGCGGAGTATTTAACGGCAGTGTGCCGATTTGGTCTTTTATTGCGGGGGCAATCCTGTTAAAAGGGGTAGATCGCTTTACTTGGACGCGCGCCCTTGGGGTCGGGTTAGGTATGGCAGGCCTTATTGTGTTTATGTATCCCACCATTTCTTCCGTTAATCTGGCCGAAAACCCCACTGCCTTATATGGTTGTATGGCCTTGTTGATTATGGCTTGGTCTTACGGGTTTGGAAATGTAATAACCGCCAAAATTATGGTAAACAGCAAAGCGATTCCCCACGAGGCAAACACCTTTCATCAGTATCTCTTTGCGGCGGTGGCACTGTTGCTGATAGCCGGCCTGACAGAACCCTTCCCCCCTGCCGAAGCCTTTACGCCTAAAGTGATTATTTCCATTATCAGCGCAGGCGTATTTTCTTCCGCGGTGGCGTTTCTGTTGATGGTGGCCTTAATCAAACGCTGGGGTGCTACCCGTATGGCTTCGGTTACCTATTTTACCCCGGTAGTAGCCATGGGGAGCGATATTATTGCCCGGGGCAGAATACCGAGCGGACTGGAACTGGTAGGGCTGGGAATTTTATTTATCAGTCTGTTTTTGATTCAAAAACCGGTGAAAGCCTAA